In Dermacentor albipictus isolate Rhodes 1998 colony chromosome 6, USDA_Dalb.pri_finalv2, whole genome shotgun sequence, the following proteins share a genomic window:
- the LOC135897670 gene encoding zinc finger protein 557-like yields MDPVKQEVAATASSRAPGDASVTQAKRTVDTKPLVHYARKRLQKNRWQNWWSWMSEQKRRLKQQKPQQKPAGETQCSVCDKPTATRSEEVHHAMDHAFELSYRCEECHRKFARKFELEWHLRQHTGVRPLPCGLCPAEFLNGRLLTAHHTRHHGLRSKWHRFKTN; encoded by the exons ATGGACCCCGTGAAACAGGAAGTGGCTGCCACAGCGTCGTCGCGCGCTCCCGGAGACGCGAGTGTGACCCAGGCCAAGCGCACTGTTGACACCAAGCCGCTGGTGCACTACGCCCGAAAGCGCCTGCAAAAGAACCGCTGGCAGAACTGGTGGTCTTGGATGA GCGAACAGAAGCGCCGCCTGAAGCAGCAGAAGCCGCAGCAGAAGCCGGCCGGCGAGACCCAGTGCAGCGTTTGCGACAAGCCCACGGCCACCAGGAGCGAAGAGGTGCACCACGCGATGGACCACGCGTTCGAGCTCTCCTACCGCTGCGAGGAGTGCCACAGGAAGTTCGCGCGCAAGTTCGAGCTCGAGTGGCACCTGCGCCAGCACACGGGCGTGCGTCCCCTGCCGTGCGGCCTGTGCCCCGCGGAGTTCCTCAACGGGCGCCTGCTTACCGCCCACCACACCAGGCACCACGGTCTGCGCTCCAAGTGGCACCGCTTCAAGACCAACTGA